TCACATCGTCCTATCATGAACCTTCATGAAAGAAGTCTGAGTGTTTTAGCATGTCGCTATGTGGATGAGGTCATAATTGGTGCACCATGGGAGGTGTCCAAAGATATGGTTAGTCTCACTTtagcatatttaatttttcattaattttttgcatggtgattatttcttttctattgcTGTAAACGTTCTTGAGACACTagatttattaatatatgttgaaaTGCCAGTGCTAGTAACTAACGCAAATTTATTCAcccttatttattttgaaattgtgaAGTAAGTAAATGGTCACTACACATGATGTCTCTCCTTTGAATTGGTCTTCTTTTAGGTGATGTTCACTATTTGATAAAAGAAGGAAACTTGGGCATTCCCTGAACCATCACTGTTTATCCTTTTAGATAAATGGTTCCTAGTTGcacttaaattatttatagaacAAGACTTTACTTATAGCTTCTATCAGGATTCTGCTTATAACTGTTTTGCATtagtaatgatttttatttcGTTAATACATAGAGATCTGGCAGTGTTGGTTTACtaataaatttcttttgtttacCTTTTTTGCACTGGCTTTATGTTAGTTTTGATCATTCTAACAAATATTATCTGTGTAACCCTTTTATATTACACTGCATAAGTTGGTTGAGTTCATGGCATTCAAAATCTCTTGTTTCTCTCACAATTTGGTTTTCTGTGCATCTATCTAATTGTTACTTTAGTTATAAGTGCGGCAACATAGCCAGCCTACTTATTGGGATAAGGTTTTTTATTGACTATTTCTTGGTTGGTTGGTTCAGTTTGGAACATGTTCCATTTTACATATTTTGctattaattaagtaatcacTTGGTTTAAATTCATTTGAGTGCAGATCACTACGTTTAACATTTCATTAGTTGTTCATGGAACCGTTgcagaaaataatgattttgagAAGGTACATCGTGCTACtactattattacttttttttttttatatatatccaACTATCCctccttttatatatatgttggttTCCACATATAGGAACAATGCAACCCATATGCTGTTCCTATTAGCATGGGCATCTTCAAAGTTTTGGAAAGCCCTTTAGATATAACAACTActacaataattaaaagaattgtCTCAAATCACGAGGCATACCAGGTACTTTCAGACCTTTGTTTGGTTAGAAGcaattgattaattatttggcttattatttttcaattttgtaacaCTTGTTACTATTACAATGCTAGCATATTTAGTATGCTTATTATGATGGTCTGTAGCTactctaaattataaattgcTATGTATAGTGTATAATGAGCATGCATATATAGTCGTAGTTGGGTTAACTTCTCTTTTGGGATTTGTTAGTTTGAGATTAGTATGCAGTATGAAATTTGTTGTCAAATTATGTCAGAATTCTACATTAGAAGAACCTGTCTCAATTATAATGAGCATGCATATATACTCGTAGTTGGGTTAACTTCTCTTTTGGATTTATTAGTTTGAGATTAGTATGCAGTATGAAATTTATTGTCGAAATATGTTAGAATTCTACATTTGAAGAACCTGTCTCAATTATAATTTGCATAgggaaaatatgaaaaaaatatagtaacATTTTAGAAGCAATCAATTAATAACTATCAAGACTAACCACTTCATAACAAAATCAGATATACACTTACTGGTGTCTTTTTATGGAGCTCATATCTTTTCTCTGTTcatcctttatatatatatatgtgtgtgtgtgtgtgtttgttgttCACAAATATAAATGATAGCTTGCCCATTTTAACTTTTATGTCTTGTTTGGTAACTTGGTTTAGTAGTTTAgaaaccttttattttttaaggcCTTCCTTGGCGAATAAATGACTTTGGTATTGATCATCTGGAGGAAATTcatgttataaatataatgGCAAAGGTGGGTGAACTACTCCCTTAAAGCAGaagtaaaagtatttttttgaaGGGGTTGATTTGTATTTGATACACCTATTTTAATCAATTCTTTTTGGTAGGTTAGGAGTGAATTGATTTTCTCACTCCTATTGAAATGAGCTTTGAGTTCAAGAATTTTGAGGGTAACTTGACACTATAAAGTAGTTGGAGCAAGTAATATAGGCAAAAGTTCCTAATGGTGGGTTTGTTTGTGgaaatattttgtgttttctccACAAATGACAAGAATACTACGTTGTTTTCTGATTTCAAAGAAGCAGATTATTTGAAAttgtgtaaaaatataaaatgaaaatagcaAACATTATCGTAAACTAATGCTTGTCAGGTTTGGTTTGAAAGCGATCTTTTATCTCATTTGGGTTTCTTTGGTACGAAGTATCTTGAATCCATTTTAAATGAATGATGATATGGAGATTGGTAGTGATGTCATACATAGGATTCTAAATTATATGAATGAATGGTAGAAACTTTTGATGGCTAAAACGCCccatcaaaattgaaaattcccAAATAGGCTGTGTGAATTTGTATGTTAGTGAATGATGATGAGGGGAAAAGAGCCTTATTGGACAGAGATGAAGATTTCAATGTGGATGAATGGAGTGACAAAAATGTCTGGTTTTCATCCAACATATGGTGTGTTAGTTTGTTTGTGTTCTCATCACTGGTTTTTGGTTTTCTTTGGCATATGCAGAAACGAAATGAGAAGAAGGGGGAGAGTGAGAAAAGATACTATGAGGGCAAGGGTCATGTGTCTGGAGACTGATTTGTGTCTCGTTtgaaacacacacacataataGTCTTATCGAAAAATAGGTTTTTGTTCAGACTTGGTAAACTATGTTGGATATCGTGTTCTGCATCTCTACAAGTTAGCCGACACAGTTGACACGAGTATCAAAGAAGTGTTTCCCAATACCTTGGTGATGAACTAAATTATGCAGTTGAAGTTATACTTGAATGGACTCTTGAACCCAAATGTTCAAcgcaaattatttttcttcatttttttatctttgcaATAACctatattgtattatttgtgTGTGAGAATTTGATGGAGAGTTGTGTTGTCTGattaagtattatttattttttttatcaattagagAAATTGTATTCAGTAAAAATGACAGATGAATAGTTTTAGATTTGAATTTCTGGTTGTTATAGGAATTAAGTTGTGGTGTGTATGATTAGGAGTGTATTTTATGGATATGGTTTTATTACATTACATGTTGATAGCATTTGTGCAAAGAttataaagatgatggaatctaaatgtgaaaaatgcaaattagtaatattcaagacaataaagaatattttaagTTAAGATGTATAtgttaattaagtaatatatttataatttattgtcaATAAATTACTGAATGAAAGTTTGATTTATTCGAATGAACTGATCGGTATAATAATTAGCCTTCCAGTGGGCTCAAGACACGAAGTTGCTAATTCAATCTTCTTGTACTGCGTGGcgattttttctataaaaacaaaataataaaatatgtttgattactttaaaaatagtagttataacattaaaattatatgtaatattgaaaataatcatttttgatttattttgtctattcttacattttttaaaattgataaattagttggcttaaatataatttaaaccCTGCAAATGTTATGTATTATTGACCTTTCGtgttttgttaataaataaataattttacaatcaTTGAAAATTATGATATCGTAAGAACatatgaaaactaaattataggaatttaagtaaaaaagtttaaattattgGATTTATATATGCGCGCGTAAAAAAGTTAACTATCTTAATTGTAGATCTTCTATTACTAACTAGATAAATTAATATTCTCCATTTAGTGAAATTTAAGGATAAGAACtggaaaataataagaaaatttcgggaatttgaaaattacaaatatttatgcaagaaaatcaaaatttgcagaggaaaaatatatttaaacctaataataataatatttaaatagtagtaataagagaaatattaaattaatatgaaaacatgataatttgtattaaataaatagataagtTTTAGAGTATTTATGTTTTACTTCTCTTTAATAAAGTATTTCTATTCAGTTAAGCAAcctttatttatactattttctgcaatttctcttcttttttcttccacTGCCTctgcttttttttctttaccagACGTATCCTTGAGGTTAATTATGTTGAATCTATAACAAATTTCATGTAACAAATTTAACCTGCACTTCTGAGGAtgttaatttcataatttgacaattagttatttttttcgTACTTATTATATTTacgtttaaatatatttaatatgataagTTCAGATAAATATGAACAAGAAATCGACACATGATAACCACAAGTGAAATGTCTTACTCGGATGATGGACTAGTTTATAAAGTGATGCTTTAATTGGActaaattatacaatattattagctaatttctttgtttttgtaaaGTTGAAAATGTTTTTCCTTTCCGGTGATGCAATTTGAGTAAAGTCGAAAATGCTgtagaaaatgaaataattctTAAAGAACCAGTTTGTTATATTAagagttaaaaatttaaagtaacTAGATGTATTCATTCGTTCAGGCTGGGGTTGTTGAACAAActgattattatattatagcaAAGATGGTATGAACTACAAAAAGTGGAGCAAGTTGCAAGAGTTGAATGTAGAAAGGTTACAAAAAACCTTAAAAAGGTTGAAAATGACCCtccatctttatttttttaaaatacgaaTTAGTCACTTCAAGAGACAGGATGATATAGAAATGTTAACTATGATTGTCTCTTCTTACCCTCAGTTTCCCTAATAATCTccaataaaatacatcattagGTACTTGCGTGTTTGGGTAGTCTTTCTCTTCCACTGCTGATGATGTGAGGAGGAGCCAGTTACATTAGTTCTGATGCCACCATCATTACAACTACACAGATTTCCACACAATAATTTTCCCACCCACATTAACACAAGCCCAAACATCCATACAAAAATTATGCACCGGGCTAATTTCTTGTCACATTATCATATACAAAGCAACAAAAACAAGGATGCACCCACATTTTAACAACTACTATTTCTTGAGATAAGTGAAGGTTCGAGAAGCACACCAAGAAGACAGGGTTTTTATGATGCATGAGATTTATCATCTCACCCGTAGTGCTGCAGGGGCACCTGGTGAACAATTTGGGTTTGGAGATCGACACGTAGCACCAGGACCAACATTGTTTGAGAACCTTTGACGCATACGGTAGTCAGAGATTTTGTTCATGGCGAAAGGCCCAGCAGTCACACTATTTGATCCAGATAATGAGACTTCACCTGCACTAACTCTGGAACTTTGTAAGGGTTCTAATGTCTCAACCACATCGCTCATTAAGGGCCTCGCTTTGGGATTTTGACTTAAACAGTAATAAGCCAAGCTACACGCTTTTTGTGCAGCCCTCACTGAGTATTGATTCTCCAATCTAGGGTCAATTATCTGTAGCAGCTTTCTCTTGTCATTTAGCTTTGGCCTTGCCCAGTCTACCAAGCTCTGTTCCTTGCCAGGTCTGGTCTTGTCAACTGATTTCCTCCCCGTTAAGAGCTCCAAAAGAACAACACCAAAGCTATAGACATCACTCCTAGCCGTCAGGTGGCCTGAACATTTTCCAAATGCAAAATTTAGATGCGTCAATGCACGCTTAGACATGCACCCGTGAGAAGGAGAACAATGACAATAGCTCATTATATGCAacaatataatgtaaaaatgcTTGCTTGCTTGCTTATTTCGAAAACATTAGGACACATAATGAGAAAATGGtcttcaaattatatttaaaggaagGTATAGATCCTTTAGAATGAGTGGAAACAATTGGGATTGACCCCTAATGCGATGACAATAGCTTGATTCCAAAATAGCTATTTCATAAACCGTCTTTCTTGGTCCATTCAACAATTTTCACCTGGCTAATGCACGTTACAAAACACGTGAgtacaaaattcttttattccAGTTCAAGTTTTTTAAAGCAATTGTAGTTTCCATTCTTTCTATCTAAAAATTGAccatatttgaaaaacaaaggTCATACCAGTCATTACATATTCAGGGGCAGCATAACCATATGTACCCATGACTCGAGTGGATACATGGGTTTCGTCACCTTGTGGTCCTGCTTTTGCTAGTCCAAAATCAGAAAGCTTTGCTGTATAATCCTATGGAGTCATTTGGTATCACaagtgaaaaaaatagtaattccTTTATTACAGCCATAAAATGCAACGGAGAGAGcgataaattaactttaaaatacCAGAAACTTACCGAGTCCAACAATATATTAGACGTTTTGAAGTCACGGTAGATAACCGGCCTTTCAGCATTGTGGAGAAATGCAAGTCCTTTTGCAGCTCCAAAAGCAATCATCATTCTTGTAGCCCATGATAAAGGGACAGTTGCCTCTGAAAGAATCAAGAAAGGTCATATCCACAAGTTGAAAAACACCCGGGAACAGAAGTCTGACCTTAACTTAGTATTACAACTGATAATGAACAAAAAATCAGAACACGTTATTGTTCATGATGATTTATCTAGTTACAAAGTGAATGAAATATACAGAAGCAGATCTGTAACAACGTTTCCAGGTTACTGCATTATAAGTGTACTGCACTCAGTGGCCTAGATTCTATTACGAAGTACTATAACACTTGTATAACAGCACAGAAATTAGGCTACTTTCAAATACTTCATTGATTTTCCAATCAACACCCATAACTTCTTCGCATCAGCAAAGCCAAATCCAATCCCAATAATGCATGTTACACTTTAAGGCCCGGTTTGGTTAAACTTCTAAGTAATCACttacaaggaaaagaaaaaagcagataaaacaaaatcaaacccCTACCATGAGTTAAAATCtgcctaacttctccaaaagcCAAGTTTGATTCATTTcgctttctattttatttcccCTGAAAGTTCAGAAATCCATCCAAacataacctaattaaattaccCATTCGCTATGTATTCGTATTTACTTACCATAACTGTTTTACTCTTTAGTCAAAATACTAGAAAACTTTCTCCACTTAGATCCAAACCCATTCCCTTCCTAAACTAAGCAAGAACgaaaacaacaaattttcatTCCAAAAGCGTAAAACTGGCCGTACTTCGGAATAAGTGATTTTCCAAACTTCCTCGGAACATGAACTCGTACACAAGCAGCCTGTGATCATCTTCACAGCAGTACCCAATCAACTTCACCAGATTAGGATGCCTTAGCTGCCCCAAAAAATTCACCTCCGTCTGCagacacacaaaaacacacaaatcacaAAATTAAAC
This region of Vigna unguiculata cultivar IT97K-499-35 chromosome 5, ASM411807v1, whole genome shotgun sequence genomic DNA includes:
- the LOC114185063 gene encoding probable serine/threonine-protein kinase PBL8 — its product is MGNCGTREESAVVSNAQVQQLHHAASLGASARSQNAGSEKKHGHGHGHGHRHNLSECASDLSEACSTPRGNSSSNTHVISFTLYELETITKSFRGDYILGEGGFGTVYKGYIDENVRVGLKSLPVAVKVLNKEGLQGHREWLTEVNFLGQLRHPNLVKLIGYCCEDDHRLLVYEFMFRGSLENHLFRKATVPLSWATRMMIAFGAAKGLAFLHNAERPVIYRDFKTSNILLDSDYTAKLSDFGLAKAGPQGDETHVSTRVMGTYGYAAPEYVMTGHLTARSDVYSFGVVLLELLTGRKSVDKTRPGKEQSLVDWARPKLNDKRKLLQIIDPRLENQYSVRAAQKACSLAYYCLSQNPKARPLMSDVVETLEPLQSSRVSAGEVSLSGSNSVTAGPFAMNKISDYRMRQRFSNNVGPGATCRSPNPNCSPGAPAALRVR